A section of the Cololabis saira isolate AMF1-May2022 chromosome 6, fColSai1.1, whole genome shotgun sequence genome encodes:
- the LOC133445560 gene encoding basic proline-rich protein-like: MVTTGNGESGFDSREGAQGRAGRPGTRTHSPSSPRNQTHGPSSSGNRTHGPSISGNWTQGPRRPRTWTHGPSSPGTQTHGPSSSGNRTHGSRRPRTWTHGSRRPRTWTHGSRRPRTWIHGSRRPRTWTHGPSSPGTRTQGPRRPRTWTHGSRRPRTWTHGPSSPGNRTHGPSSPGNRTHGPSSPGNRTHGPSSPGNRTQGPRRPGTWTHGPSSPGTRIHGTRRPRTRTNAPRRPGTQIHGTRRARTHGTRRPGTRIHGTRRPRTRTNAPRRPGTQIHGTRRPRTRTRRPRTLTPTPAKHCTEPGTARVQFYEPMELSMVLTELHTLLTHLQGSDGALHAQAQAQGRLHSPRNTPDPGLRPGDPPPNTRRTGRAGVPALKHPSDRPSLSDRAQPTGLEERPRYPPGTSCPWYPRTALCSPSVTSECELFLFKMNMNNLVCESSDVRHPPNSERDSGAPGAPGAPGPPGPVTLGPPGPPGPPGPPGPVTLGPPGPVTLGPPGPPGPPGPPGPVTLGPPGPVTLGPPGPPGPPGPPGPVTLGPPGPPGPPGPVTLGPPGPPGPPGSVTLGPPGPPGPPGPVTLGPPGPPGPPGPITLGPPGPPGPITLGPPGPPGPPGPVTLGPPGPPGPPGPPGPPGPPGPVTLGPPGPNTLCQVRLGSGRTVFRAVTSSVKRLDISEIFSALAELEPAGSEVLTGHREASPSPVEKYTSI; this comes from the exons ATGGTGACCACGGGTAACGGGGAATCAGGGTTTGATTCCAGAGAGGGAGCCCAGGGCCGGGCAGGGAGACCTGGGACCCGGACCCACAGCCCCAGCAGCCCCAGGAACCAGACCCACGGCCCCAGCAGCTCCGGGAACCGGACCCACGGCCCCAGCATCTCCGGGAACTGGACCCAGGGACCCAGGAGACCCCGGACCTGGACCCACGGCCCCAGCAGCCCCGGGACCCAGACCCACGGCCCGAGCAGCTCCGGGAACCGGACCCACGGCTCCAGGAGACCCCGGACCTGGACCCACGGCTCCAGGAGACCCCGGACCTGGACCCACGGCTCCAGGAGACCCCGGACCTGGATCCACGGCTCCAGGAGACCCCGGACCTGGACCCACGGCCCCAGCAGCCCCGGGACCCGGACCCAGGGACCCAGGAGACCCCGGACCTGGACCCACGGCTCCAGGAGACCCCGGACCTGGACCCACGGCCCCAGCAGCCCCGGGAACCGGACCCACGGCCCCAGCAGCCCCGGGAACCGGACCCACGGCCCCAGCAGCCCCGGGAACCGGACCCACGGCCCCAGCAGCCCCGGGAACCGGACCCAGGGACCCAGGAGACCCGGGACCTGGACCCACGGCCCCAGCAGCCCCGGGACCCGGATCCACGGGACCAGGAGACCCCGGACCCGGACCAACGCACCCAGGAGACCCGGGACCCAGATCCACGGCACCAGGAGAGCCCGGACCCACGGCACCAGGAGACCCGGGACCCGGATCCACGGGACCAGGAGACCCCGGACCCGGACCAACGCACCCAGGAGACCTGGGACCCAGATCCACGGGACCAGGAGAccccggaccaggaccaggagaccCAGGACACTCACACCCacacccgccaaacactgcactgaaccGGGGACAGCTCGCG TTCAATTCTACGAGccgatggagctctccatggttctgacggAGCTCCACACGCTTCTGACGCATCTCCAGGGCTCTGATGGAGCTCTACATGCCCAGGCCCAGGCCCAGGGCCGCCTGCACTCCCCCAGGAACACCCCGGACCCCGGCCTCCGGCCTggagaccccccccccaacacccGGCGCACCGGCCGAGCCGGGGTACCCGCACTTAAGCACCCCTCCGACCGGCCATCCCTGAGTGATAGAGCCCAGCCCACGGGCCTGGAGGAGAGGCCCAGGTACCCCCCGGGGACCTCGTGCCCGTGGTACCCGCGGACAGCGCTCTGCAGCCCGT CAGTGACGTCTGAGTGTGAATTATTCCTGTTCAAGATGAACATGAATAACTTGGTTTGTGAGTCGTCCGACGTCCGTCATCCTCCAAACTCTGAGAGAGATTCAG GAGCTCCAGGAGCTCCAGGagctccaggacctccaggacccGTCACCCTGggacctccaggacctccaggacctccaggacctccaggacccGTCACCCTGGGACCTCCAGGACCCGTCACCCTGggacctccaggacctccaggacctccaggacctccaggacccGTCACCCTGGGACCTCCAGGACCCGTCACCCTGggacctccaggacctccaggacctccaggacctccaggacccGTCACCCTGggacctccaggacctccaggacctccaggacccGTCACCCTGggacctccaggacctccaggacctccaggatcCGTCACCCTGggacctccaggacctccaggacctccaggacccGTCACCCTGggacctccaggacctccaggacctccaggacccATCACCCTGggacctccaggacctccaggacccATCACCCTGggacctccaggacctccaggacctccaggacccGTCACCCTGggacctccaggacctccaggacctccaggacctccaggacctccaggacctccaggacccGTCACCCTGGGACCTccaggccctaatactctttg CCAGGTGCGTCTGGGTTCTGGCAGAACTGTTTTCCGGGCCGTCACCAGCTCCGTGAAGCGGCTGGACATCAGTGAGATCTTCTCAGCCCT AGCCGAGCTGGAACCAGCAGGTTCTGAGGTTCTGACGGGCCACAGGGAGGCTTCACCGTCTCCAGTAGAGAAGTACACAAGCATCTGA